One Kwoniella dejecticola CBS 10117 chromosome 11, complete sequence DNA segment encodes these proteins:
- a CDS encoding succinate dehydrogenase [ubiquinone] iron-sulfur subunit, mitochondrial codes for MFRPSTTAASALRAIPSSSRTIASPSSLLARSFHATSSASMATPSEHKPEQTKEFKIYRWNPDTPTEKPKLQSYKVDLTQCGPMMLDALIKIKNELDPTLTFRRSCREGICGSCAMNIDGVNTLACLCRIDKDVKKPSKVYPLPHMYIVKDLVPDLTLFYKQYKSIEPFLKNDNPPAQGEFLQTQEDRKKLDGMYECILCACCSTSCPSYWWNQDQYLGPAVLMQAYRWMADSRDSYGAERKEKMQNTMSLYRCHTIFNCSRTCPKGLNPALAIAKMKLEMATE; via the exons ATGTTCAGACCTTCAACCACCGCTGCATCAGCTCTTCGAGCtatcccatcttcatcccgaACGATCGCCTCCCCTTCATCGCTCTTAGCCCGGTCGTTCCATGCTACTTCGAGCGCGTCTATGGCTACGCCCTCGGAACATAAGCCTGAACAAACCAAGGAGTTCAAGATCTACCGATGG AACCCAGATACACCGACTGAAAAGCCAAAGTTGCAATCGTACAAAGTTGATTTGACGCAATGTGGTCCGATGATGTTGGATGCTTTG atcaagatcaagaacgagcTCGATCCTACACTTACATTCCGAAGGTCATGCAGAGAAGGTATCTGTGGATCATGCGCTATGAACATCGACGGTGTCAACACATTAGCTTGTCTGTGTAGAATCGACAAGGACGTTAAGAAGCCATCTAAAGTTTACCCATTACCTCACA TGTACATTGTCAAAGATCTCGTACCGGATCTTACCCTCTTCTA CAAACAATACAAATCTATCGAGCCTTTCTTGAAGAACGATAACCCTCctgctcaaggtgaatttTTGCAAACTCAAGAAGACAGGAAGAAACTCGATGGCATGTACGAATGTATTCTGTGTGCCTGTTGTTCGACTTCTTGTCCATCT TACTGGTGGAACCAAGATCAATACTTGGGTCCTGCTGTTTTGATGCAAGCCTACAGATGGATGGCCGATTCAAGA GACTCTTACGGTGCTGaacgaaaggagaagatgcaAAACACCATGTCGCTTTACCGATGTCACACTATCTTCAAC TGCTCCCGAACATGTCCTAAGGGTTTGAACCCGGCTTTGGCAATCGCCAAGATGAAGCTTGAGATGGCTACCGAGTAG
- a CDS encoding presequence translocated-associated motor subunit PAM17, mitochondrial yields MSRTTSNLLRPIVLNRTALPSSTLTVRYASSASSSPLDAPVEPPTSGPSRTPTSATPLPLTWPNYLNLRKQRRVWSTATTIPTTFLGLFLGGGYFASLETDPSQLIMGIEAMYVYGGATLGCMALGYLAGPTVGSSLFSITHPSISKGKNSPLEVMDREFFNRIKRNRADPRFQSAQNIIPDFYGEKITSLSTYRRWLRDQAVYKRKAMHGVPAEDA; encoded by the exons ATGTCACGAACAACTTCcaaccttcttcgtccgatcGTACTGAACCGGACCGCCttaccatcatcaacattgaCCGTCCGATAcgcctcttctgcttcttcttcgcctttggATGCGCCTGTGGAGCCTCCTACATCTGGACCCTCGAGAACCCCGACTTCAGCTACGCCTCTACCGCTCACATGGCCTAACTACTTGAATCTGAGAAAACAAAGAAGAGTCTGGTCAACAGCTACGACTATACCCACGACCTTCCTGGGGCTTTTTCTGGGGGGAGGATACTTCGCTAGTCTGGAGACGGATCCGAGTCAGTTGATCATGGGTATCGAGGCTAT GTATGTATATGGAGGAGCAAC ACTAGGGTGTATGG CTCTAGGATACTTGGCAGGTCCCACAGTCGGgtcatccctcttctcaatCACCCATCCATCAATATCGAAAGGCAAGAATTCTCCGCTGGAAGTGATGGACAGGGAATTCTTCAATAGGATAAAGAGGAATAGAGCGGATCCGAGATTCCAATCGGCTCAAAATATTATCCCTGATTTCTACGGCGAGAAG ATAACGTCCTTGTCGACCTATCGAAGGTGGTTGAGGGATCAAGCGGTCTACAAGAGGAAAGCGATGCACGGTGTTCCTGCTGAGGATGCTTAG